A genomic window from Camelina sativa cultivar DH55 chromosome 2, Cs, whole genome shotgun sequence includes:
- the LOC104753680 gene encoding putative FBD-associated F-box protein At5g53635 has translation MEDRISQLPDPLICQILSHLPTEDIVKTSVLSTRWTTLWLWVTCLELNPREFPDFGSFVKFGDRFFDSNRVSSIENLKLSFLINYSVDDASRFTSWIDAAVKRKVQHLHVHFLPDGGLSMIRKSLYICKTLVSLKIRLVALPNAVFVSLPCLKIMHLGHITYPNESTFERLVSSCSVLEELEIQGSFDSNANVFRVISKSLKKLSIELMFCLRAPGSGFVIDAPRLHSLSIDDNLPESFIITNMDSNVKVVLCFLLGVSDEASISSQQRHRLRSFLPLISKVKDMFIQLETFQVSPL, from the exons ATGGAAGATAGGATAAGCCAGTTACCAGATCCTTTGATCTGTCAGattctttctcatcttcctACAGAGGACATTGTTAAGACAAGCGTATTGTCCACCAGATGGACAACTCTCTGGCTTTGGGTTACTTGTTTGGAACTGAATCCCCGAGAATTCCCAGATTTCGGTTCCTTTGTGAAGTTTGGTGATAGGTTTTTCGATTCCAACAGGGTCTCATCCATAGAAAATCTGAAGCTGTCGTTTTTAATCAATTATAGTGTTGATGATGCCTCTCGTTTCACGTCATGGATTGATGCTGCTGTTAAGCGTAAGGTCCAACATCTACATGTTCATTTTCTTCCAGATGGTGGTCTTTCTATGATCCGCAAAAGCCTTTATATTTGTAAGACACTGGTATCCTTAAAAATTCGTCTGGTGGCTTTGCCTAATGCCGTGTTTGTTTCCCTACCTTGTCTGAAAATCATGCATTTAGGACATATTACATATCCCAATGAGTCCACTTTTGAGAGACTTGTCTCATCCTGCTCTGTCCTGGAGGAGTTAGAGATACAAGGAAGTTTTGATTCTAATGCAAACGTCTTTCGGGTGATCTCTAAGTCATTGAAGAAGCTCAGTATAGAACTAATGTTTTGTCTACGTGCCCCTGGTTCGGGGTTTGTTATCGATGCTCCTCGACTACACTCTTTGAGCATTGATGATAACCTTCCAGAAAGCTTTATAATAACCAATATGGATTCCAATGTCAAGGTAGTTCTCTGCTTTCTTTTGGGGGTTTCTGATGAAGCAAGTATTTCATCACAGCAGAGACATAGATTGCGCAGTTTTCTCCCCCTGATTTCAAAAGTGAAAGATATGTTCATACAACTAGAAACTTTCCAGGTTT CTCCTCTATGA
- the LOC104753684 gene encoding putative FBD-associated F-box protein At5g53635, which produces MVEREKEIQATSEGLSQRLKEEDRISQLPDPLICHILSHLALKEAVKTSVISTRWRSLWLWLPSLELAWSKFPNSNAFMSFGDTFLDSNRVSRIDNLNVTIDNDASHLTSWIDAAVKRKVQHLDLCCRRLNRYPELPASTYTCETLVSLKLDRADLANAKFVFLPCLKTLHLESISYPNEAIFERLVSSCPVLEELVMVTSVFDDNAIHFRVFSRSLKKLKINIRKCRYSSCSGVVIDAPLLRFLSINDDLSESLVVINKMHPDAKLDISTSFDFTVFDEETISLKRNSIHGFVSQISNVKDMKISRDTVKVICQYSTLGSLPQFGNMSRLSAAIRYSDLKELLTFLTSCPNLKSLILVCFGTYDEMPFEEMNQISLSYMPECLLSSLEFIDFKFPIRGYDAQLKIIRYFLENTTILKELTLRLPNYSIREKSTFKEELHRMTRCSSECDVVVLDLVFE; this is translated from the exons atggttgagagagagaaagagatacaGGCTACTTCGGAAGGGTTAAGTCAGagattgaaggaagaagatcGAATAAGCCAATTACCTGATCCTTTGATATGTCACATTCTCTCTCATCTTGCCCTAAAGGAAGCTGTAAAGACTAGCGTTATATCCACCAGATGGAGAAGTCTATGGCTTTGGCTTCCTAGTTTGGAATTGGCATGGTCGAAATTCCCTAATTCCAATGCCTTTATGAGTTTCGGTGACACGTTTCTTGATTCCAATAGGGTTTCACGTATAGACAACCTCAATGTAACTATTGACAATGATGCCTCACATCTCACGTCATGGATTGATGCTGCGGTTAAGCGTAAGGTCCAACATCTAGACCTTTGTTGTCGTCGTCTAAATAGGTATCCTGAGTTACCCGCAAGCACTTATACCTGTGAGACACTGGTATCTCTAAAACTTGATCGGGCGGACTTGGCTAATGCCAAATTTGTTTTCCTACCATGTCTGAAGACTTTACACTTAGAAAGTATTTCGTATCCCAACGAAGCTATTTTTGAGAGACTTGTCTCATCCTGCCCTGTCCTGGAGGAGTTAGTGATGGTCACATCTGTGTTTGATGATAATGCAATACACTTTCGGGTGTTCTCTAGGTCATTGAAGAAGCTCAAAATAAATATTCGAAAATGTAGGTATTCTTCTTGTTCAGGAGTTGTGATTGATGCTCCTCTACTAAGATTTTTGAGCATCAATGATGATTTATCAGAAAGCTTGGTTGTAATAAACAAAATGCATCCCGACGCCAAGTTAGATATTTCTACTTCCTTTGATTTCACAGtttttgatgaagaaacaatTTCTTTGAAGAGAAATAGCATCCACGGTTTTGTCTCGCAGATTTCGAATGTTAAAGATATGAAGATAAGTAGAGACACTGTCAAg GTCATCTGTCAATACTCGACATTAGGGTCGTTGCCTCAGTTTGGTAATATGTCCCGCCTGAGTGCAGCTATCCGTTACTCCGATTTGAAAGAGTTACTAACCTTTCTTACGAGCTGTCCAAATTTGAAATCCCTCATCTTG GTATGCTTTGGTACTTATGATGAAATGCCTTTCGAGGAGATGAATCAAATCAGTTTGTCATATATGCCTGAGTGTTTGCTATCATCTCTCGAGTTTATTGATTTCAAATTCCCAATCCGAGGATATGATGCACAATTGAAGATTATTAGGTACTTCCTAGAGAATACGACAATACTCAAGGAGCTCACTCTACGTTTGCCCAATTATTCAATACGAGAAAAGTCTACTTTCAAGGAGGAACTCCACAGAATGACACGATGCTCTAGCGAATGTGATGTCGTCGTCCTGGATTTGGTATTTGAGTag